A region of Bos javanicus breed banteng chromosome 17, ARS-OSU_banteng_1.0, whole genome shotgun sequence DNA encodes the following proteins:
- the ZNF26 gene encoding zinc finger protein 26 isoform X1, translating to MQTAELAETRSYPGPETSCAKQDLDQLSPHGRSRRRSSQPGLGPSRIRATERLHETARDGHQVPDSFVFEELWSGAQSRWAGWRGRSLRIQSGKEQCCERREPVDPLDRAGGWRTEPEGDLTANAEILSCWYTGDVSGLENTVGRSIQGQSELLSFTDISMEFSWEEWQLLDSVQKHLYRDVTLENYSNLVSVGYHGTKPDLIFKLEQGEEPWIINFEVSHQSCPDGWEEWYQKNHNEFESVQRSYACNAFGKLHLSKTHISSRQRLLKYKTHGKSLTQNLASATSCLRKNTDQFHGYKESYFIKHQRTHSIEKNCVCNECGKAFRCKSQLIVHLRIHTGERPYECTKCERAFSAKSNLNAHQRVHTGEKPYSCIECGKVFSFRSQLIVHQEIHTGGKPYGCSECGKAYSWKSQLILHQRSHTGVKPYECSECGKAFSLKSPFVVHQRTHTGVKPHKCSECGKAFRSKSYLLVHIRMHTGEKPYQCSDCGKAFNMKTQLVVHQGIHTGNNPYQCSECGKAFGRKEQLTAHLRAHAGEKPYGCSECGKAFSSKSYLVIHRRTHTGERPYECSFCERAFCGKSQLIIHQRTHSTEKPYECSECEKAYPRKASLQIHQKTHSGEKPFKCSECGKAFTQKSSLSEHQRVHTGEKPWKCSECGKSFCWNSGLRIHRKTHK from the exons ATGC AGACTGCGGAGCTAGCTGAGACGCGAAGTTACCCTGGCCCAGAAACGTCCTGTGCGAAACAGgatcttgaccagctgagcccccaCGGTCGATCCCGGCGTAGAAGCAGCCAGCCCGGCCTCGGTCCCTCCCGCATCAGGGCTACAGAGCG CCTGCACGAAACAGCCCGGGATGGCCACCAGGTTCCCGACAGCTTCGTGTTCG AGGAGCTGTGGTCTGGCGCACAGAGTCGTTGGGCAGGATGGCGGGGAAGGAGTTTAAGGATTCAAAGCGGGAAGGAGCAGTGTTGTGAGAGGAGAGAGCCAGTGGACCCTCTGGACCGTGCAGGTGGTTGGAGGACTGAACCAGAGGGAGACTTAACAGCGAATGCTGAAATCCTGAGCTGTTGGTACACCGGTGATGTGTCCGGTCTTGAGAACACTGTTGGAAGAAGTATCCAGGGACAGAGT GAGTTGTTGTCATTCACGGATATATCTATGGAGTTCAGCTGGGAAGAGTGGCAGCTGCTTGATTCTGTGCAGAAACACCTGTACCGGGATGTGACTCTGGAAAACTATAGTAACCTGGTGTCTGTAG GGTATCATGGTACCAAACCTGATTTAATCTTCAAGTTGGAGCAAGGAGAAGAGCCATGGATCATAAACTTCGAGGTTTCCCATCAGAGCTGTCCAG acgGTTGGGAAGAATGGTACCAGAAAAATCATAATGAATTTGAAAGTGTTCAGAGAAGCTATGCTTGTAATGCATTTGGAAAACTTCATCTGAGCAAAACCCACATTTCTTCAAGACAAAGACTCCTTAAATATAAAACACATGGAAAAAGTTTGACACAAAACTTAGCTTCAGCCACAAGCTGTCTAAGAAAGAATACTGATCAATTTCATGGGTATAAAGAATCATATTTTATTAAGCATCAAAGAACTCATAGTATAGAAAAAAACTGTGTATGTAACGAATGTGGGAAAGCTTTTCGTTGTAAATCACAGCTCATTGTACATCTCAGAATTCATACAGGAGAGAGACCATATGAGTGCACTAAATGTGAAAGAGCCTTCAGTGCCAAGTCAAACCTCAATGCTCATCAAAGAGTCCACACAGGAGAAAAGCCCTACTCTTGCATCGAATGTGGGAAAGTCTTCTCTTTCAGGTCACAACTTATTGTCCACCAGGAAATTCACACAGGAGGGAAACCTTACgggtgcagtgaatgtgggaaagcctaCAGCTGGAAATCACAACTGATTTTACACCAGAGAAGCCATACAGGAGTAAAACCATAtgaatgcagtgaatgtgggaaagcctttagtTTGAAGTCACCATTTGTTGTGCACCAGAGAACTCATACAGGAGTGAAACCCCATaaatgcagtgaatgtgggaaagcctttagGAGTAAGTCATACCTCCTTGTTCACATTAGGATGCACACAGGAGAAAAACCCTATCAATGCAGTGACTGTGGCAAAGCTTTCAATATGAAGACACAACTTGTTGTGCATCAGGGAATTCATACAGGAAATAATCCTTATCAATGCAGTGAGTGTGGGAAAGCCTTTGGCAGGAAGGAACAGCTCACTGCACATCTGAGAGCTCATGCAGGAGAGAAACCTTATGGATGCAGTGAGTGCGGGAAGGCTTTCAGCAGCAAATCATACCTCGTTATACACAGGCGAACACACACAGGAGAGAGACCCTATGAATGTAGTTTCTGTGAGAGAGCCTTTTGTGGGAAGTCACAGCTAATTATACATCAAAGAACTCACTCAAcagagaagccctatgaatgTAGTGAATGTGAAAAAGCCTATCCCAGAAAGGCATCACTTCAGATACACCAGAAAACTCATTCAGGAGAAAAACCGTTTAAATGCAGTGAGTGCGGGAAAGCATTTACTCAGAAGTCATCTCTCAGTGAACACCAAAGAgttcatacaggagagaaaccatGGAAATGCTCTGAGTGTGGGAAATCCTTCTGTTGGAATTCAGGGCTTCGTATACATCGAAAAACTCACAAGTGA
- the ZNF26 gene encoding zinc finger protein 26 isoform X2: MATRFPTASCSELLSFTDISMEFSWEEWQLLDSVQKHLYRDVTLENYSNLVSVGYHGTKPDLIFKLEQGEEPWIINFEVSHQSCPDGWEEWYQKNHNEFESVQRSYACNAFGKLHLSKTHISSRQRLLKYKTHGKSLTQNLASATSCLRKNTDQFHGYKESYFIKHQRTHSIEKNCVCNECGKAFRCKSQLIVHLRIHTGERPYECTKCERAFSAKSNLNAHQRVHTGEKPYSCIECGKVFSFRSQLIVHQEIHTGGKPYGCSECGKAYSWKSQLILHQRSHTGVKPYECSECGKAFSLKSPFVVHQRTHTGVKPHKCSECGKAFRSKSYLLVHIRMHTGEKPYQCSDCGKAFNMKTQLVVHQGIHTGNNPYQCSECGKAFGRKEQLTAHLRAHAGEKPYGCSECGKAFSSKSYLVIHRRTHTGERPYECSFCERAFCGKSQLIIHQRTHSTEKPYECSECEKAYPRKASLQIHQKTHSGEKPFKCSECGKAFTQKSSLSEHQRVHTGEKPWKCSECGKSFCWNSGLRIHRKTHK, from the exons ATGGCCACCAGGTTCCCGACAGCTTCGTGTTCG GAGTTGTTGTCATTCACGGATATATCTATGGAGTTCAGCTGGGAAGAGTGGCAGCTGCTTGATTCTGTGCAGAAACACCTGTACCGGGATGTGACTCTGGAAAACTATAGTAACCTGGTGTCTGTAG GGTATCATGGTACCAAACCTGATTTAATCTTCAAGTTGGAGCAAGGAGAAGAGCCATGGATCATAAACTTCGAGGTTTCCCATCAGAGCTGTCCAG acgGTTGGGAAGAATGGTACCAGAAAAATCATAATGAATTTGAAAGTGTTCAGAGAAGCTATGCTTGTAATGCATTTGGAAAACTTCATCTGAGCAAAACCCACATTTCTTCAAGACAAAGACTCCTTAAATATAAAACACATGGAAAAAGTTTGACACAAAACTTAGCTTCAGCCACAAGCTGTCTAAGAAAGAATACTGATCAATTTCATGGGTATAAAGAATCATATTTTATTAAGCATCAAAGAACTCATAGTATAGAAAAAAACTGTGTATGTAACGAATGTGGGAAAGCTTTTCGTTGTAAATCACAGCTCATTGTACATCTCAGAATTCATACAGGAGAGAGACCATATGAGTGCACTAAATGTGAAAGAGCCTTCAGTGCCAAGTCAAACCTCAATGCTCATCAAAGAGTCCACACAGGAGAAAAGCCCTACTCTTGCATCGAATGTGGGAAAGTCTTCTCTTTCAGGTCACAACTTATTGTCCACCAGGAAATTCACACAGGAGGGAAACCTTACgggtgcagtgaatgtgggaaagcctaCAGCTGGAAATCACAACTGATTTTACACCAGAGAAGCCATACAGGAGTAAAACCATAtgaatgcagtgaatgtgggaaagcctttagtTTGAAGTCACCATTTGTTGTGCACCAGAGAACTCATACAGGAGTGAAACCCCATaaatgcagtgaatgtgggaaagcctttagGAGTAAGTCATACCTCCTTGTTCACATTAGGATGCACACAGGAGAAAAACCCTATCAATGCAGTGACTGTGGCAAAGCTTTCAATATGAAGACACAACTTGTTGTGCATCAGGGAATTCATACAGGAAATAATCCTTATCAATGCAGTGAGTGTGGGAAAGCCTTTGGCAGGAAGGAACAGCTCACTGCACATCTGAGAGCTCATGCAGGAGAGAAACCTTATGGATGCAGTGAGTGCGGGAAGGCTTTCAGCAGCAAATCATACCTCGTTATACACAGGCGAACACACACAGGAGAGAGACCCTATGAATGTAGTTTCTGTGAGAGAGCCTTTTGTGGGAAGTCACAGCTAATTATACATCAAAGAACTCACTCAAcagagaagccctatgaatgTAGTGAATGTGAAAAAGCCTATCCCAGAAAGGCATCACTTCAGATACACCAGAAAACTCATTCAGGAGAAAAACCGTTTAAATGCAGTGAGTGCGGGAAAGCATTTACTCAGAAGTCATCTCTCAGTGAACACCAAAGAgttcatacaggagagaaaccatGGAAATGCTCTGAGTGTGGGAAATCCTTCTGTTGGAATTCAGGGCTTCGTATACATCGAAAAACTCACAAGTGA